One region of Monomorium pharaonis isolate MP-MQ-018 chromosome 11, ASM1337386v2, whole genome shotgun sequence genomic DNA includes:
- the LOC105830265 gene encoding HMG box-containing protein 4 isoform X2, producing the protein MDAFGSSRVRAQKGDEVTGISRSGRVRKKSSKLVDFESDDLTENKLKRQKAQQQQLQTQQQLLDQYEVQQQQQQQILPTQSSQTSGNVGQQRKNAGSNHAQQRLKMETSISDNEGQSSTSESDDPIGINEDERDSIDSGSDNEVDSLMIDEREMGFRKLEPPAGQEIPSQANSLYMLEKCKKKLIIKDGKIIGKSKAQRKDKGKTRFTAYMLWSKKIRQELLEQSPYMDFAAISKRLGELWATVPHLEKYNWRRRAKRLAAKPHSLPASKDEPVWKMPPPASRKKFINKIGNGKETKSTPTKKTIQLGVPSVVGNVPVSPPSNRTSKDLVNEPVIGTGMYKVVGTQPIDVAAHLKLLGESLTIIGERLKEHDGQIAVSGSLSVLLDSLLCALGPLICLTQQLPETNGARPETLSQMLDNIAYLMPGL; encoded by the exons ATGGATGCGTTCGGATCGTCGAGGGTACGCGCTCAGAAGGGCGACG AGGTCACGGGTATCTCCCGTAGTGGTCGCGTGAGGAAGAAATCTTCCAAGCTCGTCGACTTCGAATCTGATGATCTTACGGAAAATAAGCTCAAGCGACAGAAGGCACAGCAACAGCAGCTACAGACTCAACAGCAACTCTTGGATCAGTATGAAgtacaacagcagcagcagcagcagatATTGCCCACACAATCCAGCCAGACATCAGGTAATGTCGGGCAACAGAGAAAGAATGCAGGCTCAAATCATGCGCAACAAAGGCTCAAAATGGAAACCTCAATATCTGACAATGAGGGACAGTCATCCACTTCGGAATCTGACGATCCCATTGGAATAAACGAGGACGAGAGAGACAGTATAGACTCTGGCAGTGACAATGAGGTAGATTCTCTTATGATCGATGAAAGAGAAATGGGATTTAGGAAGCTAGAGCCACCAGCAGGTCAGGAAATACCATCACAGGCAAATAGTTTATACATgcttgaaaaatgtaaaaaaaagttgattaTTAAGGATGGGAAAATTATAGGCAAGTCAAAAGCACAACGCAAGGATAAAGGG aaaacaagATTTACCGCTTACATGCTATGGTCAAAGAAAATTAGGCAAGAACTGTTAGAGCAATCTCCTTATATGG ATTTTGCGGCAATTTCTAAGCGATTAGGAGAGCTGTGGGCAACAGTGCCACATCTGGAAAAGTATAATTGGCGCAGGCGTGCAAAGCGCTTAGCAGCAAAGCCTCATTCTTTACCAGCAAGTAAAGATGAGCCTGTTTGGAAAATGCCACCACCCGCCTcgcgaaaaaaattcattaataaaattg GTAACGGAAAAGAGACAAAATCCACTCCTACAAAAAAAACCATTCAACTTGGTGTGCCATCTGTCGTTGGGAACGTTCCAGTCTCACCGCCGTCAAATCGCACCAGTAAAGATTTGGTTAATGAGCCAGTAATAGGCACGGGAATGTACAAAGTCGTTGGAACGCAACCGATCGATGTCGCAGCTCACCTCAAGTTACTTGGTGAGAGCTTGACAATCATTGGAGAACGTTTGAAGGAGCACGACGGTCAAATAGCTGTTTCTGGCAGCCTCTCGGTTCTACTGGATTCACTGCTCTGTGCCTTAGGTCCGTTAATTTGTTTAACGCAGCAATTGCCGGAAACTAACGGCGCTAGACCTGAAACACTTTCCCAAATGCTCGACAACATTGCTTATCTTATGCCTGGTCTCTAA
- the LOC105830265 gene encoding HMG box-containing protein 4 isoform X1, whose protein sequence is MDAFGSSRVRAQKGDDLEVTGISRSGRVRKKSSKLVDFESDDLTENKLKRQKAQQQQLQTQQQLLDQYEVQQQQQQQILPTQSSQTSGNVGQQRKNAGSNHAQQRLKMETSISDNEGQSSTSESDDPIGINEDERDSIDSGSDNEVDSLMIDEREMGFRKLEPPAGQEIPSQANSLYMLEKCKKKLIIKDGKIIGKSKAQRKDKGKTRFTAYMLWSKKIRQELLEQSPYMDFAAISKRLGELWATVPHLEKYNWRRRAKRLAAKPHSLPASKDEPVWKMPPPASRKKFINKIGNGKETKSTPTKKTIQLGVPSVVGNVPVSPPSNRTSKDLVNEPVIGTGMYKVVGTQPIDVAAHLKLLGESLTIIGERLKEHDGQIAVSGSLSVLLDSLLCALGPLICLTQQLPETNGARPETLSQMLDNIAYLMPGL, encoded by the exons ATGGATGCGTTCGGATCGTCGAGGGTACGCGCTCAGAAGGGCGACG ATCTAGAGGTCACGGGTATCTCCCGTAGTGGTCGCGTGAGGAAGAAATCTTCCAAGCTCGTCGACTTCGAATCTGATGATCTTACGGAAAATAAGCTCAAGCGACAGAAGGCACAGCAACAGCAGCTACAGACTCAACAGCAACTCTTGGATCAGTATGAAgtacaacagcagcagcagcagcagatATTGCCCACACAATCCAGCCAGACATCAGGTAATGTCGGGCAACAGAGAAAGAATGCAGGCTCAAATCATGCGCAACAAAGGCTCAAAATGGAAACCTCAATATCTGACAATGAGGGACAGTCATCCACTTCGGAATCTGACGATCCCATTGGAATAAACGAGGACGAGAGAGACAGTATAGACTCTGGCAGTGACAATGAGGTAGATTCTCTTATGATCGATGAAAGAGAAATGGGATTTAGGAAGCTAGAGCCACCAGCAGGTCAGGAAATACCATCACAGGCAAATAGTTTATACATgcttgaaaaatgtaaaaaaaagttgattaTTAAGGATGGGAAAATTATAGGCAAGTCAAAAGCACAACGCAAGGATAAAGGG aaaacaagATTTACCGCTTACATGCTATGGTCAAAGAAAATTAGGCAAGAACTGTTAGAGCAATCTCCTTATATGG ATTTTGCGGCAATTTCTAAGCGATTAGGAGAGCTGTGGGCAACAGTGCCACATCTGGAAAAGTATAATTGGCGCAGGCGTGCAAAGCGCTTAGCAGCAAAGCCTCATTCTTTACCAGCAAGTAAAGATGAGCCTGTTTGGAAAATGCCACCACCCGCCTcgcgaaaaaaattcattaataaaattg GTAACGGAAAAGAGACAAAATCCACTCCTACAAAAAAAACCATTCAACTTGGTGTGCCATCTGTCGTTGGGAACGTTCCAGTCTCACCGCCGTCAAATCGCACCAGTAAAGATTTGGTTAATGAGCCAGTAATAGGCACGGGAATGTACAAAGTCGTTGGAACGCAACCGATCGATGTCGCAGCTCACCTCAAGTTACTTGGTGAGAGCTTGACAATCATTGGAGAACGTTTGAAGGAGCACGACGGTCAAATAGCTGTTTCTGGCAGCCTCTCGGTTCTACTGGATTCACTGCTCTGTGCCTTAGGTCCGTTAATTTGTTTAACGCAGCAATTGCCGGAAACTAACGGCGCTAGACCTGAAACACTTTCCCAAATGCTCGACAACATTGCTTATCTTATGCCTGGTCTCTAA
- the LOC105830265 gene encoding HMG box-containing protein 4 isoform X4 yields MFKSEVTGISRSGRVRKKSSKLVDFESDDLTENKLKRQKAQQQQLQTQQQLLDQYEVQQQQQQQILPTQSSQTSGNVGQQRKNAGSNHAQQRLKMETSISDNEGQSSTSESDDPIGINEDERDSIDSGSDNEVDSLMIDEREMGFRKLEPPAGQEIPSQANSLYMLEKCKKKLIIKDGKIIGKSKAQRKDKGKTRFTAYMLWSKKIRQELLEQSPYMDFAAISKRLGELWATVPHLEKYNWRRRAKRLAAKPHSLPASKDEPVWKMPPPASRKKFINKIGNGKETKSTPTKKTIQLGVPSVVGNVPVSPPSNRTSKDLVNEPVIGTGMYKVVGTQPIDVAAHLKLLGESLTIIGERLKEHDGQIAVSGSLSVLLDSLLCALGPLICLTQQLPETNGARPETLSQMLDNIAYLMPGL; encoded by the exons ATGTTTAAGTCTG AGGTCACGGGTATCTCCCGTAGTGGTCGCGTGAGGAAGAAATCTTCCAAGCTCGTCGACTTCGAATCTGATGATCTTACGGAAAATAAGCTCAAGCGACAGAAGGCACAGCAACAGCAGCTACAGACTCAACAGCAACTCTTGGATCAGTATGAAgtacaacagcagcagcagcagcagatATTGCCCACACAATCCAGCCAGACATCAGGTAATGTCGGGCAACAGAGAAAGAATGCAGGCTCAAATCATGCGCAACAAAGGCTCAAAATGGAAACCTCAATATCTGACAATGAGGGACAGTCATCCACTTCGGAATCTGACGATCCCATTGGAATAAACGAGGACGAGAGAGACAGTATAGACTCTGGCAGTGACAATGAGGTAGATTCTCTTATGATCGATGAAAGAGAAATGGGATTTAGGAAGCTAGAGCCACCAGCAGGTCAGGAAATACCATCACAGGCAAATAGTTTATACATgcttgaaaaatgtaaaaaaaagttgattaTTAAGGATGGGAAAATTATAGGCAAGTCAAAAGCACAACGCAAGGATAAAGGG aaaacaagATTTACCGCTTACATGCTATGGTCAAAGAAAATTAGGCAAGAACTGTTAGAGCAATCTCCTTATATGG ATTTTGCGGCAATTTCTAAGCGATTAGGAGAGCTGTGGGCAACAGTGCCACATCTGGAAAAGTATAATTGGCGCAGGCGTGCAAAGCGCTTAGCAGCAAAGCCTCATTCTTTACCAGCAAGTAAAGATGAGCCTGTTTGGAAAATGCCACCACCCGCCTcgcgaaaaaaattcattaataaaattg GTAACGGAAAAGAGACAAAATCCACTCCTACAAAAAAAACCATTCAACTTGGTGTGCCATCTGTCGTTGGGAACGTTCCAGTCTCACCGCCGTCAAATCGCACCAGTAAAGATTTGGTTAATGAGCCAGTAATAGGCACGGGAATGTACAAAGTCGTTGGAACGCAACCGATCGATGTCGCAGCTCACCTCAAGTTACTTGGTGAGAGCTTGACAATCATTGGAGAACGTTTGAAGGAGCACGACGGTCAAATAGCTGTTTCTGGCAGCCTCTCGGTTCTACTGGATTCACTGCTCTGTGCCTTAGGTCCGTTAATTTGTTTAACGCAGCAATTGCCGGAAACTAACGGCGCTAGACCTGAAACACTTTCCCAAATGCTCGACAACATTGCTTATCTTATGCCTGGTCTCTAA
- the LOC105830265 gene encoding HMG box-containing protein 4 isoform X3, with the protein MFKSDLEVTGISRSGRVRKKSSKLVDFESDDLTENKLKRQKAQQQQLQTQQQLLDQYEVQQQQQQQILPTQSSQTSGNVGQQRKNAGSNHAQQRLKMETSISDNEGQSSTSESDDPIGINEDERDSIDSGSDNEVDSLMIDEREMGFRKLEPPAGQEIPSQANSLYMLEKCKKKLIIKDGKIIGKSKAQRKDKGKTRFTAYMLWSKKIRQELLEQSPYMDFAAISKRLGELWATVPHLEKYNWRRRAKRLAAKPHSLPASKDEPVWKMPPPASRKKFINKIGNGKETKSTPTKKTIQLGVPSVVGNVPVSPPSNRTSKDLVNEPVIGTGMYKVVGTQPIDVAAHLKLLGESLTIIGERLKEHDGQIAVSGSLSVLLDSLLCALGPLICLTQQLPETNGARPETLSQMLDNIAYLMPGL; encoded by the exons ATGTTTAAGTCTG ATCTAGAGGTCACGGGTATCTCCCGTAGTGGTCGCGTGAGGAAGAAATCTTCCAAGCTCGTCGACTTCGAATCTGATGATCTTACGGAAAATAAGCTCAAGCGACAGAAGGCACAGCAACAGCAGCTACAGACTCAACAGCAACTCTTGGATCAGTATGAAgtacaacagcagcagcagcagcagatATTGCCCACACAATCCAGCCAGACATCAGGTAATGTCGGGCAACAGAGAAAGAATGCAGGCTCAAATCATGCGCAACAAAGGCTCAAAATGGAAACCTCAATATCTGACAATGAGGGACAGTCATCCACTTCGGAATCTGACGATCCCATTGGAATAAACGAGGACGAGAGAGACAGTATAGACTCTGGCAGTGACAATGAGGTAGATTCTCTTATGATCGATGAAAGAGAAATGGGATTTAGGAAGCTAGAGCCACCAGCAGGTCAGGAAATACCATCACAGGCAAATAGTTTATACATgcttgaaaaatgtaaaaaaaagttgattaTTAAGGATGGGAAAATTATAGGCAAGTCAAAAGCACAACGCAAGGATAAAGGG aaaacaagATTTACCGCTTACATGCTATGGTCAAAGAAAATTAGGCAAGAACTGTTAGAGCAATCTCCTTATATGG ATTTTGCGGCAATTTCTAAGCGATTAGGAGAGCTGTGGGCAACAGTGCCACATCTGGAAAAGTATAATTGGCGCAGGCGTGCAAAGCGCTTAGCAGCAAAGCCTCATTCTTTACCAGCAAGTAAAGATGAGCCTGTTTGGAAAATGCCACCACCCGCCTcgcgaaaaaaattcattaataaaattg GTAACGGAAAAGAGACAAAATCCACTCCTACAAAAAAAACCATTCAACTTGGTGTGCCATCTGTCGTTGGGAACGTTCCAGTCTCACCGCCGTCAAATCGCACCAGTAAAGATTTGGTTAATGAGCCAGTAATAGGCACGGGAATGTACAAAGTCGTTGGAACGCAACCGATCGATGTCGCAGCTCACCTCAAGTTACTTGGTGAGAGCTTGACAATCATTGGAGAACGTTTGAAGGAGCACGACGGTCAAATAGCTGTTTCTGGCAGCCTCTCGGTTCTACTGGATTCACTGCTCTGTGCCTTAGGTCCGTTAATTTGTTTAACGCAGCAATTGCCGGAAACTAACGGCGCTAGACCTGAAACACTTTCCCAAATGCTCGACAACATTGCTTATCTTATGCCTGGTCTCTAA
- the LOC105830264 gene encoding glycine dehydrogenase (decarboxylating), mitochondrial yields the protein MMQYALKMARCSKLLNKHNIVAQHSLQLSSSNNRQNMNKLLPQKEEFQARHIGPREHEQIEMLKLIGFKSLDELTETAVPAKILHKGDLNLDEPVTEYDLIKRITKISEKNDVWRSYIGMGYHNCCVPHTIMRNIFENPGWTTQYTPYQPEISQGRLEGLLNYQTMICDFTGMEVANASLLDEGTAAAEALALAYRHNKRKKLFLSDQVHPQTISVIATRAASLGLTLEIGDVFKVDTSGNDIAGILIQYPDTTGCIHDFEDVVKRVHANGTLVCAATDLLALAVLQPPSDFGIDICVGTSQRFGVPLGYGGPHAGFFACRQKLVRLMPGRMIGVTRDSSGQDAYRLALQTREQHIRRDKATSNICTAQALLANMSAMYTVYHGPQGIRNIASRVHNLTLALAKGLEVTGNAINNIYFFDTITVSPKISVQMIKENANKAKINLRYFNDDTIGISLDETTTIEDVNDLFKIFSVNVTVEEVVKDESYLARSLDKSDFHRTIPYLQHPVFNSYHSETRIVRYMKSLENKDVSLVHSMIPLGSCTMKLNSTTEMMPCSLKGFTDIHPFVPLEQAKGYQQLFAELERDLCAITGYDGISFQPNSGAQGEYAGLRAIQCYHESKGDKHRQVCLIPISAHGTNPASAQMAGMQVEPILVRKDGSVDTAHLKEMVDKHQKTLSCLMITYPSTNGVFEETIGDICNMVHNAGGQVYLDGANMNAQVGLCRPGDYGSDVSHLNLHKTFCIPHGGGGPGMGPIGVKRHLIPFLPNHPVVNCLGNNYGDLKNLGAVSAAPFGSSSILPISWAYIKMMGPKGLRKATQVAILNANYMSKRLEKYYETLYKGGTGLIAHEFILDVRDFKKTANVEAVDIAKRLMDYGFHAPTMSWPVAGTLMIEPTESEDKTELDRFCDSLISIRKEIADIEEGKLDIAQNPLKMAPHTQEQVITTEWNRPYSRELAAFPATFVKGSNKIWPSVGRIDDIYGDKNLFCTCPPILPEQ from the exons atgatgCAGTACGCTTTGAAGATGGCAAGGTGCTccaaacttttaaataagcaCAACATTGTAGCTCAACATAGTTTACAACTGAGTAGTTCGAACAATAGACagaatatgaataaattactTCCGCAAAAAGAAGAATTTCAAGCGAGGCATATCGGACCCAGGGAACATGAACAGATAGAAATGTTAAAACTAATTGGATTTAAG AGTCTCGATGAATTAACAGAAACGGCAGTACCAGCTAAAATTCTTCACAAGGGAGATTTAAATCTCGACGAGCCAGTCA CCGAGTACGACCTAATAAAacgaataacaaaaatttcggAAAAGAACGACGTATGGCGCTCTTACATAGGTATGGGGTACCACAATTGCTGCGTACCACATACGATTATGcgtaacatttttgaaaatcccGGATG GACGACGCAATACACCCCTTATCAGCCTGAGATTTCGCAAGGGCGACTCGAAGGCTTGTTGAATTACCAAACCATGATATGTGATTTCACGGGAATGGAAGTGGCGAACGCTTCTTTGCTGGACGAAGGGACAGCAGCCGCGGAGGCTCTGGCGCTCGCATATAGACATAAtaagaggaaaaaattattcctcTCCGACCAAGTACATCCTCAGACTATCAGTGTTATAGCGACACGCGCAGCTTCCTTGGGTTTAACGCTGGAGATCGGAGATGTGTTCAAAGTGGACACTAGCGGGAACGATATTGCCGGTATTCTCATACAGTATCCCGACACAACTGGCTGCATCCATGATTTCGAGGACGTTGTTAAAAGGGTGCACGCTAATGGG ACTCTCGTCTGCGCTGCCACCGACCTACTCGCATTAGCTGTGCTTCAACCGCCGAGCGATTTCGGCATCGACATATGCGTAGGTACGAGCCAGCGTTTCGGAGTGCCTCTCGGATATGGCGGACCTCACGCCGGGTTCTTTGCGTGCCGACAGAAGCTGGTGCGATTGATGCCCGGCAGAATGATAGGTGTCACGAGAGATTCCAGCGGACAGGACGCCTATCGGTTAGCCCTTCAGACACGCGAGCAACACATTAGAAGGGACAAAGCCACCAGCAATATTTGCACCGCACAAGCGTTGCTGGCTAACATGTCTGCGATGTACACGGTGTATCACGGACCCCAGGGAATACGGAATATCGCAAGCAGAGTGCACAATTTAACGCTGGCTCTGGCGAAGGGCCTGGAGGTGACTGGAAAcgcgataaataatatatactttttcgATACTATCACAGTGTCGCCAAAGATTTCTGTGCAGATGATAAAGGAAAATGCAAACAAAGCTAAAATAAACTTAAG atattttaacgATGATACGATTGGAATATCTCTCGACGAGACGACGACGATAGAGGACGTGAATGACcttttcaagatattttcgGTGAATGTCACGGTCGAAGAAGTTGTTAAAGATGAGAGCTACCTAGCAAGAAGTTTGGACAAGTCAGATTTTCATCGTACTATTCCGTACTTACAGCATCCCGTTTTTAATAGCTATCACTCGGAGACGAGAATAGTTAGGTACATGAAGTCTTTGGAGAACAAGGATGTATCTCTCGTACATAGCATGATTCCACTg ggTTCTTGTACGATGAAATTGAACTCGACGACGGAGATGATGCCTTGCAGCTTGAAAGGTTTCACAGATATACATCCTTTCGTTCCGCTCGAGCAGGCCAAGGGCTACCAACAATTGTTCGCTGAACTGGAACGAGATCTATGCGCAATCACCGGTTACGATGGAATCAGTTTTCAACCGAATAGCGGAGCGCAAGGCGAATACGCGGGTCTGAGGGCCATACAGTGCTATCATGAGTCGAAGGGTGACAAGCATCGACAAGTCTGTTTGATTCCGATATCCGCGCACGGCACGAATCCCGCGTCTGCTCAAATGGCGGGTATGCAGGTAGAGCCGATTCTCGTGCGAAAGGACGGATCTGTCGATACAGCTCACTTGAAGGAAATGGTTGACAAACATCAGAAGACGCTGTCATGTCTGATGATCACGTATCCGTCGACAAATGGGGTGTTCGAGGAAACGATCGGCGACATATGTAACATGGTGCACAACGCTGGCGGGCAAGTATATTTGGACGGTGCCAATATGAATGCTCAAGTTGGTTTGTGTCGACCTGGCGATTACGGCAGTGACGTGTCGCATCTCAATCTGCACAAAACGTTCTGCATTCCTCATGGGGGTGGTGGACCTGGTATGGGTCCCATCGGAGT aAAGCGACATCTTATACCTTTCTTGCCGAATCATCCTGTGGTAAACTGTTTGGGTAACAACTATGGCGACTTGAAGAATCTTGGTGCCGTGTCGGCTGCGCCTTTTGGATCGTCCTCTATTCTACCGATCTCGTGGGCTTACATCAAAATGATGGGTCCAAAAGGCTTACGCAAGGCCACGCAAGTGGCCATTCTCAACGCCAATTACATGAGCAAGAGATTGGAGAAGTATTACGAAACATTATACAAGGGTGGCACCGGGCTGATCGCACACGAGTTCATTCTGGATGTAAGAGACTTTAAAAAAACTGCCAATGTTGAGGCCGTTGATATCGCGAAGAGATTGATGGATTATGGTTTCCATGCACCAACCATGAGTTGGCCCGTAGCCGGTACTTTGATGATCGAACCAACTGAATCCGAGGATAAGACTGAGTTGGATAGATTTTGTGATTCTTTAATCt CTATAAGAAAAGAGATAGCGGATATTGAAGAAGGAAAATTGGATATTGCACAGAATCCTTTGAAAATGGCACCTCACACACAAGAGCAAGTGATAACGACCGAATGGAATCGACCATATTCGCGAGAGCTAGCAGCTTTCCCTGCT acatTTGTGAAAGGAAGCAACAAGATTTGGCCAAGTGTTGGAAGAATAGACGATATTTATGGTGATAAGAATCTATTTTGTACATGCCCGCCCATTTTACCAGAACAATAA